Proteins encoded together in one Megalops cyprinoides isolate fMegCyp1 chromosome 20, fMegCyp1.pri, whole genome shotgun sequence window:
- the LOC118795884 gene encoding growth hormone secretagogue receptor type 1-like has protein sequence MHNWTDHSGCPLNCSTTDNETNWGNEFPLNLFPVPILTGITVTCTILFLVGVTGNLMTILVVTKYKDMRTTTNLYLSSMAFSDLLIFLCMPLDLYRIWRYRPWNFGDMLCKLFQFVSESCTYSTILNITALSVERYFAICFPLKAKVVVTKGRVRCVIFALWIVAFLSAGPIFVLVGVEHENGTNSWETNECKATEYAIRSGLLTIMVWVSSIFFFLPVFCLTVLYSLIGRKLWRRKKETIGPNMSSRDKNNKQTVKMLAVVVFAFVLCWLPFHVGRYLISKSAEAGSPLMSLISQYCNLVSFVLFYLSAAINPILYNIMSKKYRMAACKLFGAKQSPRRTASAIKSESSPGWTESSVSM, from the exons ATGCATAACTGGACGGACCATAGTGGCTGTCCTTTAAACTGCAGTACGACTGACAACGAAACTAACTGGGGGAACGAGTTTCCGTTGAACCTTTTCCCAGTGCCCATTCTAACCGGGATAACCGTCACCTGCACCATCCTCTTTCTTGTTGGAGTTACGGGGAATTTAATGACCATTCTGGTGGTCACCAAGTACAAGGACATGAGGACGACCACAAATCTGTACCTGTCGAGCATGGCATTCTCGGATTTACTGATTTTCCTCTGCATGCCTCTCGACCTGTACAGAATCTGGCGGTACCGTCCGTGGAATTTCGGGGACATGCTTTGTAAACTCTTTCAGTTCGTCAGCGAGAGCTGCACCTACTCCACCATCCTGAACATCACCGCGCTGAGCGTGGAGAGGTACTTCGCCATTTGTTTTCCCCTCAAGGCGAAGGTGGTGGTGACAAAGGGTCGGGTGAGGTGTGTCATCTTCGCCCTCTGGATTGTGGCTTTCTTGAGCGCGGGACCCATATTCGTCCTCGTCGGCGTGGAGCACGAGAACGGAACCAACTCCTGGGAGACGAACGAATGCAAAGCGACGGAGTACGCCATCCGATCGGGACTCCTTACCATCATGGTGTGGGTTTCCAGCATCTTCTTCTTTTTGCCCGTGTTCTGCCTGACTGTGCTGTACAGCCTTATTGGGAGAAAGTTGTGGCGGAGGAAAAAGGAGACAATCGGACCCAACATGTCAAGTCGCgacaaaaacaataaacaaactgTAAAGATGCTGG CCGTGGTGGTGTTCgcttttgtgctgtgctggctGCCGTTTCACGTGGGCCGCTATTTGATTTCCAAGTCGGCGGAGGCCGGCTCCCCTCTGATGTCCCTGATAAGCCAGTACTGCAACCTGGTCTCCTTCGTGCTCTTCTACCTGAGCGCCGCCATCAATCCCATACTCTACAACATCATGTCGAAGAAGTACAGGATGGCAGCCTGCAAACTTTTTGGAGCAAAGCAGTCCCCGCGAAGGACAGCGTCCGCCATCAAGAGCGAAAGCTCCCCGGGCTGGACAGAGTCGAGCGTGAGCATGTGA